The following are encoded in a window of Deinococcus fonticola genomic DNA:
- a CDS encoding DUF4384 domain-containing protein translates to MKKALTTLAVAAATVASLAVPALAAPKISAQSIIVNPVQTSLSARVWVNRDTTGNAIPNYRVGDRITLYTSVNENAYVYLFNVNPDGSTDQILPNRYSTRTGNNYVKAGQTRAFPAVGDQFTYDVSGAAGLNKVLVIASRRPLNLSELSSYTQGSAFATVKPQNQQQLAQALSITVNPVAQPIPQTDWISDTAYYNVVR, encoded by the coding sequence ATGAAAAAAGCCCTGACCACCCTCGCCGTTGCTGCCGCTACCGTCGCCAGCCTGGCTGTTCCCGCTCTCGCCGCCCCCAAGATCAGCGCCCAGAGCATCATCGTCAACCCCGTGCAGACCAGCCTTTCCGCGCGCGTGTGGGTGAACCGCGACACCACCGGCAACGCGATTCCCAACTACCGCGTCGGCGACCGCATCACCTTGTACACCAGCGTCAACGAGAACGCCTACGTGTACCTGTTCAACGTGAACCCCGACGGCAGCACCGACCAGATTCTGCCCAACCGCTACAGCACCCGCACGGGCAACAACTACGTGAAGGCCGGACAGACCCGTGCTTTCCCCGCCGTCGGCGACCAGTTCACCTATGACGTCAGCGGCGCGGCCGGCCTCAACAAAGTCCTGGTCATCGCCAGCCGCCGGCCCCTGAACCTCAGCGAACTCAGCAGTTACACCCAGGGTTCGGCCTTCGCCACCGTCAAGCCTCAGAACCAGCAGCAGCTGGCCCAGGCCCTCAGCATTACCGTCAACCCTGTCGCCCAGCCCATCCCTCAGACCGACTGGATCAGCGACACCGCCTACTACAACGTCGTGCGCTAA
- a CDS encoding glycerol-3-phosphate acyltransferase, protein MPAAIFVVSYLLGSVVMGILYSRARGDDIRSRDLPGGSGTFRQYGRQAAVVVSVLDILKGVVATLLARWLAQGLAPEWTWLAVLGVVLGHCYPVFFRFKGGGGIAPFVGALLPVAPLTILGTIGLALALVPIYKATLQKALKLNAIPFVTAVSLPVGWWLSTRFGGSWEFLAGSAVMLVRAVHLLVRPEGDGAVKA, encoded by the coding sequence ATGCCTGCCGCCATCTTTGTCGTGTCTTACCTGCTGGGTTCCGTGGTCATGGGCATCCTGTACTCGCGGGCGCGGGGCGACGACATTCGTTCGCGTGACCTGCCGGGCGGGAGCGGCACCTTCCGTCAGTACGGCCGGCAGGCGGCGGTGGTGGTGTCTGTGCTGGACATCCTGAAGGGCGTGGTGGCGACGCTGCTGGCGCGGTGGTTGGCGCAGGGGCTGGCCCCGGAGTGGACGTGGCTGGCGGTACTGGGCGTGGTGCTGGGCCACTGCTACCCGGTGTTCTTCCGCTTCAAGGGCGGCGGAGGCATTGCGCCCTTCGTGGGGGCCCTGTTGCCCGTGGCGCCCCTGACGATTCTGGGAACCATTGGCCTGGCGCTGGCACTGGTTCCTATTTACAAGGCGACTTTGCAAAAGGCCCTGAAACTGAACGCCATTCCCTTTGTCACAGCGGTGAGTTTACCCGTGGGCTGGTGGCTGTCCACCCGCTTCGGAGGTTCATGGGAATTTCTGGCCGGGAGTGCCGTCATGCTGGTCAGGGCCGTGCACCTGCTCGTGCGCCCGGAAGGCGACGGAGCCGTCAAAGCGTGA